A single region of the Candidatus Eisenbacteria bacterium genome encodes:
- the wecB gene encoding UDP-N-acetylglucosamine 2-epimerase (non-hydrolyzing), translating to MSEVVCVVGARPNFMKMAPILEALRAHPSIRPYLVHTGQHYDAEMSRVFFDELGLPKPDRDLEVGSDTHGRQTGRIMIAFDDLLQGRDTRLVLVVGDVNSTMACSLVSVKRGIPVAHVEAGLRSRDRGMPEEINRIVTDAVSDLLFATSPDAIDNLVAEGVAREKIHLVGNPMIDTLRRHLPAARSRGTVKRLGLEARGYAVVTLHRPRNVDEPAGLRGILGALQDLSRRIPVVFPVHPRTAERIRQIGFRADGELQLLDPLGYLDFLALMDGARFLLTDSGGIQEETTALGVPCLTLRSNTERPITVTQGTNRLLGEDPASILPAAAPILDGGATEGRCPDLWDGHASERIAAVLARVLG from the coding sequence GTGAGCGAAGTGGTCTGTGTGGTGGGGGCCCGGCCCAACTTCATGAAAATGGCTCCGATTCTCGAGGCCTTGCGGGCCCACCCGTCGATCCGGCCGTACCTCGTGCACACCGGCCAGCACTACGATGCCGAGATGTCGCGCGTCTTCTTCGACGAGCTGGGGCTTCCGAAGCCGGACCGGGATCTGGAGGTGGGGAGCGACACGCACGGGCGGCAGACCGGGCGGATCATGATCGCGTTCGACGACCTGCTCCAGGGGCGCGACACGCGGCTCGTGCTCGTCGTCGGCGACGTGAACTCCACGATGGCGTGCAGCCTCGTCTCGGTGAAGCGCGGCATTCCGGTCGCGCACGTCGAGGCCGGGCTCCGGAGCCGCGACCGCGGCATGCCCGAGGAGATCAACCGGATCGTGACGGATGCGGTCTCGGACCTTCTCTTCGCGACCTCCCCCGACGCGATCGACAACCTGGTCGCGGAGGGCGTCGCGCGCGAGAAGATCCACCTCGTGGGGAACCCGATGATCGACACCCTGCGCCGCCACCTGCCGGCGGCGCGGTCGCGGGGAACGGTGAAGCGGCTGGGACTCGAGGCGCGTGGATACGCGGTCGTGACGCTCCACCGGCCGCGCAACGTGGACGAGCCGGCGGGGCTTCGCGGCATTCTCGGCGCGCTGCAGGATCTCTCCCGCCGGATTCCCGTCGTCTTCCCGGTGCACCCGCGAACCGCGGAGCGGATCCGCCAGATCGGCTTCCGCGCCGACGGCGAGCTCCAGCTCCTGGACCCGCTTGGCTACCTGGACTTCCTCGCGCTCATGGACGGCGCGCGATTCCTCCTCACCGACAGCGGCGGAATCCAGGAGGAGACGACCGCGCTGGGGGTGCCGTGCCTCACCCTCCGGTCCAACACGGAGCGGCCGATCACGGTCACGCAGGGAACGAACCGCCTCCTCGGAGAGGACCCCGCCTCGATCCTGCCGGCGGCCGCGCCGATTCTCGACGGTGGGGCGACGGAGGGACGCTGTCCGGACCTCTGGGACGGCCATGCGAGCGAGAGGATCGCCGCCGTGCTCGCTCGAGTGCTCGGCTAG
- the trpD gene encoding anthranilate phosphoribosyltransferase, whose amino-acid sequence MMRELLPRLLGGERLTRGESAAAIRAIVRGECDPALVGAFLALLAQRGETAEELAGGAEALRSEAVPFPSPPGPLLDTCGTGGDHRHTFNVSTSVALVAAAAGARVAKHGNRSVSSRCGSADVLEALGARVDLGPRAASRALQATGFCFLFAPRYHPSMRRVAPVRQALGVRTLFNWMGPLANPARASHQLLGIPERDRLERVARVLGALGVRRALVVHGAGGLDELSLEEGNEALLVEGDREPRRVRVEAGDLGLPAASPHALRGGDAAENAAIVRAVLEGERGPRRDLVLLNAAAALWVAEQSESIEEGLRLATDAIDCGAASRTLARYIEISLESREEEA is encoded by the coding sequence ATGATGCGCGAGCTTCTCCCGCGCCTCCTCGGCGGGGAGCGGCTGACCCGCGGCGAGTCCGCGGCCGCGATCCGCGCCATCGTGCGCGGCGAGTGCGATCCCGCGCTCGTGGGCGCGTTCCTGGCGCTCCTGGCGCAGCGAGGGGAGACGGCGGAGGAGCTGGCGGGAGGGGCCGAGGCGCTCCGGTCCGAGGCGGTGCCGTTTCCGTCCCCGCCGGGGCCCCTCCTCGACACGTGCGGCACGGGTGGCGACCACCGGCACACGTTCAACGTCTCGACCTCCGTGGCGCTCGTCGCCGCGGCGGCCGGAGCGCGCGTGGCGAAGCACGGGAACCGCTCGGTCTCGAGCCGGTGCGGGAGCGCCGACGTCCTCGAGGCGCTCGGCGCGAGAGTGGATCTGGGGCCGCGGGCCGCGTCGCGCGCGCTCCAGGCGACCGGGTTCTGCTTTCTCTTCGCGCCGCGGTACCATCCGTCGATGCGTCGCGTGGCGCCGGTGCGCCAGGCGCTCGGAGTGCGGACTCTCTTCAACTGGATGGGGCCCCTCGCGAACCCCGCCCGGGCGAGTCACCAGCTGCTCGGGATCCCCGAGCGGGACCGCCTGGAGCGCGTGGCTCGCGTGCTGGGGGCGCTGGGCGTGCGGCGCGCGCTGGTGGTGCACGGAGCGGGCGGCCTCGACGAGCTCTCGCTCGAGGAGGGGAACGAGGCGCTCCTCGTCGAGGGGGATCGCGAGCCGCGGCGGGTGCGCGTCGAGGCCGGGGACCTCGGCCTGCCGGCGGCCTCGCCGCACGCGCTCCGGGGCGGTGACGCCGCGGAGAACGCGGCCATCGTGCGCGCGGTGCTCGAAGGAGAGCGGGGGCCCCGGCGGGACCTCGTGCTCCTGAACGCCGCCGCGGCGCTCTGGGTGGCGGAGCAGAGCGAGTCGATCGAGGAAGGGTTGCGGCTGGCGACCGATGCGATCGACTGCGGCGCGGCGTCGCGGACGCTCGCGCGCTACATCGAGATCTCGCTGGAGTCCCGAGAGGAGGAAGCGTGA
- a CDS encoding aminodeoxychorismate/anthranilate synthase component II produces MILMIDNYDSFTWNLVQYLGELGDTPVVKRNDEITADEALALQPRAIVISPGPGRPSDAGISKEVIRRASGTVPILGVCLGHQCIAEVFGGEVVRAGRLVHGKTSAVIHTGRGLFLEIDNPFHATRYHSLLVARESLPESLQVMAWTPENEIMALRHKDHETWGVQFHPESILTTAGKDILRNFLLLVPGAPIAAP; encoded by the coding sequence GTGATCCTGATGATCGACAACTACGATTCCTTCACGTGGAATCTCGTCCAGTACCTGGGGGAGCTCGGCGACACGCCGGTCGTGAAGCGGAACGACGAGATCACGGCCGACGAGGCGCTCGCGCTCCAGCCTCGCGCCATCGTGATCTCACCGGGTCCGGGGCGCCCCTCGGACGCGGGGATCAGCAAGGAGGTGATCCGGCGCGCCTCGGGGACCGTTCCGATCCTCGGGGTCTGCCTTGGACACCAGTGCATCGCCGAGGTCTTCGGAGGCGAGGTGGTCCGGGCCGGCCGGCTCGTGCACGGGAAGACTTCGGCCGTGATCCACACGGGACGCGGGCTCTTCCTCGAGATCGACAATCCGTTCCACGCCACCCGCTACCACTCGCTCCTGGTGGCCCGGGAGAGCCTTCCGGAATCGCTCCAGGTCATGGCCTGGACGCCCGAAAACGAGATCATGGCGCTCCGGCACAAGGATCACGAGACCTGGGGGGTCCAGTTCCACCCCGAGTCGATCCTCACGACCGCGGGGAAGGACATCCTGCGCAACTTCCTGCTGCTCGTCCCCGGGGCGCCGATCGCGGCGCCATGA
- the trpE gene encoding anthranilate synthase component I, with protein MITPTLEEYRSHARASNLIPVTREILADFDTPVSAFAKLDRGDASFLLESMEGGETWGRYSILGFRPSVELRSRGTTVEIRRGERTERLTREDPLDALRELLGEFRAASVPGLPPFSGGAVGMIGYDYVRFVERLPSKHPDDRNVPDLHFVFPDVVLVFDNFRHRLQFVVWSRPGSQPDRAYREACATIEEMIARLAAPLPAPPPAPRANGSVRLASNMGEAAFKKAVLAAKEHIRAGDVVQVVLAHRLEGSIPVAPFDVYRALRVLNPSPYMFYLRYGDRAVAGSSPEILVRLNGTRVSLRPIAGTRPRGRSRDADLALESELQSSEKDRAEHVMLVDLGRNDVGRVAAVGTVRTTEFQKLERYSHVMHLVSHVEGTLRPGLGAFDVLRACFPAGTVSGAPKKRAMELIEELETSRRGAYAGAMGYFDFHGNADFCITIRTALFQGGRVECGVGAGIVADSDPDEEWKETCDKARAVEEAVRLAAGGLDA; from the coding sequence ATGATCACTCCCACGCTCGAGGAGTACCGGAGCCACGCCCGCGCGTCGAACCTGATCCCCGTGACCCGGGAGATCCTCGCCGATTTCGACACGCCGGTCTCCGCGTTCGCGAAGCTGGATCGCGGGGACGCTTCGTTCCTGCTCGAGAGCATGGAGGGCGGCGAGACGTGGGGGCGGTACTCGATCCTGGGATTCCGCCCGTCGGTCGAGCTCCGCTCCCGCGGCACGACCGTGGAGATCCGGCGAGGCGAGCGCACGGAGCGGCTGACGCGCGAGGATCCGCTCGACGCGCTCCGGGAGCTCCTGGGCGAGTTCCGCGCCGCGTCCGTGCCGGGCCTTCCTCCGTTCAGCGGAGGGGCGGTCGGGATGATCGGCTACGACTACGTGCGCTTCGTGGAGCGGCTGCCTTCGAAGCACCCGGACGACCGGAACGTCCCCGATCTCCACTTCGTGTTCCCGGACGTCGTGCTGGTCTTCGACAACTTTCGCCACCGGCTCCAGTTCGTCGTCTGGAGCCGACCGGGATCGCAGCCCGATCGCGCCTATCGCGAGGCGTGCGCGACCATCGAGGAGATGATCGCGCGGCTCGCGGCGCCCTTGCCCGCGCCTCCGCCGGCGCCCCGCGCGAACGGGAGCGTCCGGCTCGCGAGCAACATGGGCGAGGCCGCCTTCAAGAAGGCGGTGCTCGCGGCGAAGGAGCACATCCGCGCCGGGGACGTGGTGCAGGTCGTGCTCGCGCACCGGCTGGAGGGCTCGATTCCGGTCGCGCCGTTCGACGTCTATCGCGCGCTTCGCGTGCTCAATCCGTCGCCGTACATGTTCTACCTGCGCTATGGCGACCGCGCCGTCGCAGGCTCCTCGCCGGAGATCCTCGTGCGGCTGAACGGAACACGGGTGTCGCTCCGGCCGATCGCGGGGACGAGGCCGAGAGGGCGGAGCCGGGACGCGGATCTGGCACTCGAGTCGGAACTCCAGTCGAGCGAGAAGGATCGGGCCGAACACGTGATGCTGGTGGATCTTGGAAGGAACGACGTGGGCCGGGTCGCGGCGGTCGGAACGGTCCGCACGACGGAGTTCCAGAAGCTCGAGCGGTACTCGCACGTGATGCACCTCGTGAGCCACGTGGAGGGGACCCTCCGCCCGGGGCTCGGCGCCTTCGACGTGCTCCGCGCCTGCTTTCCGGCAGGCACCGTGAGCGGCGCGCCGAAGAAGCGCGCCATGGAGCTGATCGAGGAGCTCGAGACCTCCCGCCGCGGCGCCTACGCGGGGGCGATGGGCTATTTCGACTTCCACGGGAACGCGGACTTCTGCATCACGATCCGCACGGCGCTCTTCCAGGGAGGCCGTGTGGAGTGCGGCGTCGGGGCGGGAATCGTGGCGGATTCCGATCCGGACGAGGAGTGGAAGGAGACCTGCGACAAGGCGAGGGCCGTCGAGGAAGCCGTGCGGCTCGCGGCCGGAGGGCTGGACGCGTGA